CGATATTTGGACGAACTGTTGCAGGAAGCGGGGAGCAGGCATAACTATGCAGAATTTTCGCACTATGCCATCGGTCAGAGGATCGAAAACGGCATCATTTGTTGGGAATTATACTGGGGAAACCCTGCCGACCTCATGAAGGGAAGAATCCGTCGCCGCACCAGCGCCGTCTAAGCTTTACAACCTTGCATACACAAGAAATACCGGAGCGAGGTGCGCGCAAAAAACCCGGACGATAAGGATATCGCCCGGGTTTTATCGTAATCTTTTCTATTGACCTTAACGGGCTCCCCGTTTCTTTACCGCCGTGAAAGCCTCGTCGGCGATCTCGATGGTGCGCTTAATATCCTTGTCGGTGTGCGCGGTCGACACGAACCAGTTGTGGTGAGAGCAGAAAAAGGCCCCGCGCCTGGTCGATTCGCCGCACCATTCCTGGTGAAGCATGTTGCTCGGGTCCTCGGCGATGCGCAGAAACGGCATTCCGGGCGAGCCCGAAACCACCAGCGTATAGCCGTTGGCCGCGACAACGTCGGACAGCCCTTTCGCAAGCTTCTCCCCCACTTTCTTCAAAACGGCGGGGGCGTTGATTCGCTTGAGCTCCTTGAGGCAGGCGATCGCCGCCGCCATGGGAACCGCCGAATACCAGTAGCTCCCGGTATAAAACACCTTCGCGCAGGCGTTGCGCATGGCCTCGGTGCCCATGAGCGCCGATATGGGATAGCCGTTCGCGATCGCCTTGCAGAAGCACACGAGGTCGGGATTGAATCCGAAATACTTGTGCGATCCGGCGAGGTCGAGCCTGAAGCCGCAGCGCACGTCGTCCACGATGAGGACGATCCCCTCGTTGCGACAAAGCTTCTCGATATTCTGCCAGTATCCCGCCGCTGGCATTACACTGTCCGTGAAGGTGGGGTGGTGGTAGGGGGTGGAGATGAAACCGGCGATCTGTCCCTTGTTCTCCTTCACGACCTTTTCGAACCCCTCGAAGTCGTTCCAGTCGACATACAGGTAGAGGCTCTTGTCCTCCTCGATGATGCCTGGATGACCCATCGACTGCGCCCAGGGCGCTACGCCGTGGTAACCGCCCCGGACGAGTATGATCTTCTTGCGGCCGGTCGCGGCCCGCGCGATCATGAGGGAATAACTGGTAGCGTCCCCGCCGTTTTTAGCGAAGAAAGCCCATTTCATCCCGTCTACCAGGTCCACCATGGCCTCGGCGAGCTCGACCATAGCCGGCCCGGGGGAGGTGACGCAATTGCCCAGGTCCAACTGCGCCTTAGCCGCGGCATCGACCTTAGGATCGTTGTAGCCCAGAATCATGGGCCCGTAGGCACACAGGTAATCGATAAACTCGTTGCCGTCCACATCCCAGAACTTGGCGCCCTTCGCGCGCGACATATAAAAAGGATAGTGCTCCACCGGGACGAGCGGCGTGGGACTCAGGTGGCCGTAAATTCCGCAGGGGATCACCTGCACCGCGCGGTCGAACAGCGCGACGGATTTTTTATACGTGTAGGTTTTCATGGTTTTCCTCCGGTCTCTAGCTCAA
The window above is part of the Spirochaetota bacterium genome. Proteins encoded here:
- a CDS encoding aminotransferase class III-fold pyridoxal phosphate-dependent enzyme; this encodes MKTYTYKKSVALFDRAVQVIPCGIYGHLSPTPLVPVEHYPFYMSRAKGAKFWDVDGNEFIDYLCAYGPMILGYNDPKVDAAAKAQLDLGNCVTSPGPAMVELAEAMVDLVDGMKWAFFAKNGGDATSYSLMIARAATGRKKIILVRGGYHGVAPWAQSMGHPGIIEEDKSLYLYVDWNDFEGFEKVVKENKGQIAGFISTPYHHPTFTDSVMPAAGYWQNIEKLCRNEGIVLIVDDVRCGFRLDLAGSHKYFGFNPDLVCFCKAIANGYPISALMGTEAMRNACAKVFYTGSYWYSAVPMAAAIACLKELKRINAPAVLKKVGEKLAKGLSDVVAANGYTLVVSGSPGMPFLRIAEDPSNMLHQEWCGESTRRGAFFCSHHNWFVSTAHTDKDIKRTIEIADEAFTAVKKRGAR